One window of the Strix uralensis isolate ZFMK-TIS-50842 chromosome 3, bStrUra1, whole genome shotgun sequence genome contains the following:
- the YIPF4 gene encoding protein YIPF4 isoform X2, with protein MQPPGPQQPPLYAPSSGDFTFVSSADAEDLSGSITTPDVKLNLGGEFIKESTATTFLRQRGYGWLLEVEDDDPEDNKPLLEELDIDLKDIYYKIRCVLMPMPSLGFNRQVVRDNPDFWGPLAVVLFFSMISLYGQFKVVSWIITIWIFGSLTIFLLARVLGGEVAYGQVLGVIGYSLLPLIVIAPVLLVVGSFEVVSTLIK; from the exons ATGCAGCCCCCGGGCCCTCAGCAGCCGCCGCTCTACGCGCCCAGCAGCGGGGACTTCACCTTTGTCTCCTCGGCAGACGCCGAAG ATCTTAGTGGCTCCATAACAACTCCAGATGTTAAGCTAAATCTTGGAGGAGAATTCATCAAAGAATCTACTGCAACTACATTCCTAAGACAGAGAGGGTATGGCTGGCTTTTGGAAGTGGAAGATGATGACCCGGAAGATAACAAGCCACTCCT GGAAGAACTTGACATTGATCTAAAGGATATTTACTACAAAATTCGATGCGTGTTGATGCCTATGCCATCTCTTGGGTTTAATAGGCAGGTAGTGAGAGACAATCCAGACTTTTGGGGTCCTCTGGCAGTTGTTCTCTTCTTCTCAATGATTTCTTTATATGGACAATTTAAG GTTGTTTCTTGGATTATAACTATTTGGATATTTGGATCCTTGACAATTTTCTTACTGGCCAGGGTTCTTGGAGGAGAA GTTGCTTATGGCCAAGTTCTTGGTGTGATAGGATATTCCCTACTTCCCCTCATTGTCATAGCACCTGTACTTTTGGTGGTTGGATCATTTGAAGTTGTTTCTACCCTAATAAAA tag
- the YIPF4 gene encoding protein YIPF4 isoform X1, whose product MQPPGPQQPPLYAPSSGDFTFVSSADAEDLSGSITTPDVKLNLGGEFIKESTATTFLRQRGYGWLLEVEDDDPEDNKPLLEELDIDLKDIYYKIRCVLMPMPSLGFNRQVVRDNPDFWGPLAVVLFFSMISLYGQFKVVSWIITIWIFGSLTIFLLARVLGGEVAYGQVLGVIGYSLLPLIVIAPVLLVVGSFEVVSTLIKLFGVFWAAYSAASLLVGEEFKTKKPLLIYPIFLLYIYFLSLYTGV is encoded by the exons ATGCAGCCCCCGGGCCCTCAGCAGCCGCCGCTCTACGCGCCCAGCAGCGGGGACTTCACCTTTGTCTCCTCGGCAGACGCCGAAG ATCTTAGTGGCTCCATAACAACTCCAGATGTTAAGCTAAATCTTGGAGGAGAATTCATCAAAGAATCTACTGCAACTACATTCCTAAGACAGAGAGGGTATGGCTGGCTTTTGGAAGTGGAAGATGATGACCCGGAAGATAACAAGCCACTCCT GGAAGAACTTGACATTGATCTAAAGGATATTTACTACAAAATTCGATGCGTGTTGATGCCTATGCCATCTCTTGGGTTTAATAGGCAGGTAGTGAGAGACAATCCAGACTTTTGGGGTCCTCTGGCAGTTGTTCTCTTCTTCTCAATGATTTCTTTATATGGACAATTTAAG GTTGTTTCTTGGATTATAACTATTTGGATATTTGGATCCTTGACAATTTTCTTACTGGCCAGGGTTCTTGGAGGAGAA GTTGCTTATGGCCAAGTTCTTGGTGTGATAGGATATTCCCTACTTCCCCTCATTGTCATAGCACCTGTACTTTTGGTGGTTGGATCATTTGAAGTTGTTTCTACCCTAATAAAA ttgtttggAGTCTTTTGGGCTGCATACAGTGCTGCATCATTACTAGTTGGAGAAGAATTCAAGACCAAGAAACCCCTTCTAATTTATCCAATCTTTttattatacatttattttctgtccttGTACACTGGGGTGTGA